Within the Takifugu flavidus isolate HTHZ2018 chromosome 20, ASM371156v2, whole genome shotgun sequence genome, the region ggaagtcattcctgccgtccgccatcagactatataactcatccaaacccagccaaaaacaataactgtgtaatgctcgtgttgtaattttatttctaatttattctatatttatgtatatatgcttataatgcctataatatgtatatattatatatgtatatatattatatatatgcttataatatatgctgtatatatgcttataacattctaatcttatctgtattttttttttttttctgtctctttactctgcatacgctgctactataattcaatttccccacggggatgaataaagttcatcttaatcttaatcttcaTCAGGTCACGCAATGCTTTAaacaaaagagctttttttttactctaatTCAACACAAATCTGGATTGTGAGACTTGAAAGAAAGATCAAATCAGAATTcatgtgttttcttctcctgtGCACAGGAGCGGACCTCTTACATTATCTTGGGCAACACAGAAAACAACTGTCTGGCGGCTACAAATAGCTGCTAAAACAGATAACAGGAGACATCTGGCTTTCTTCCTTCTTCCGGACGTCATCACCTCCGACCAGCTAACCACAAACATGTCTCCAATCAAAATAGCGCTAAAGCATAAAACGTGTTGTCACGCGTGTGATCAGAattataacttttttttttttttaatggagaaaaacaaaaaaacaatggaTGATGCATCGGTAGCTGGAGATGGGAGGATGTGTTACGGATTTAAAATGATCCAAACCAGGAAGAAGCTGACTCATTGCTGTTTTCCAAAAACCGTTTCTCATTGACACAAAGGTGTGGCACCTCTAGTGAAACCTTTAACACACATTGTTATTATGCGTGTGTGTACCAACCAGTCCATAGTCCACTCCGTTGGATATGGTAtgtctcctctgctcttctcGAGTCCGCCCGTTCCGCCTGGAACCTCCAGAAAATCCTGTTGCTGATTCGCTCTGAGATCTCGGCAAACCAGATTTCCCACCGCCTGAACCGATGCAAAGAGACTGAATCAGATTCAACACCACTGTAATGCACACTGGAATTGTTTTAACTATGAAAAGAAATACGCTACAATCTGTTCAAAAGAATACTTATATGACTTTATTTTGCTCACTGGAACTGTTGAGCCTAAATATGCTGCAAAACACTAATGAatgtatatttaattttaaaaaaagacaaatacatCAAATCATTCCCAAGTTATAAAATATAagattctattttattttgccaAATTTGTAGACAGTTATTTCAACCAAATAATTGCGTTACCATTACTCGCCACTGGGGGGCGCTATATCCCACAGATTTGGCTGCCATCAACAAGAAAGCGTGACTTTAATTCAACACCCAAGGCtgtttaaaaatcaaaatgcatGACTAAAAAGCAGACAATTAACTCTGGCTTATTCTCTAAATACAGGAACAGGACTAAGAACTGAGTAACGGTGCAATCCACAAACTCTGACAGAGATTACAGATGGCCCTAAATACCACAGAGGAAGGGATAATAACACACGACAGGTCCTGAGTAGCACAGGGGGTCTGGTCATCTCATAGAGGAGGCCATGTGTTGTGATTTATAGATCAAAAGATGCTCCTAAATTGAGGTGGGTTTTATTTAACTGTTGCAAACTCAAGAATGCCCTTGGAAAACCATCTGTAACAGCTTCCCTTCAGATAATAGCACACATCTAGTGTTTTTCTGAGAAGCTCCTGATCTGATGGGGAAGTGGCTGCCTCCACTGTCTAATAACAGATTATTAGACAGCAGCATTCTGCAAATTTTCCCAAACTCCTGAGGGAGTGACAGAGTTAGCCGGCTGACACAGTGGTGACATCCAGAGCTTTGGGCCTTTTGCCACTGCTGTATTTCTGTGAGCCCTGGCCTGTCCGCTGTAATCTGGCCTAATCCAGCAGAGTTTGGCTGCATAAAAGGGATTACAGCACGGTCAGCGGTGGGCTGTCTGTCTTCATTATACGGCCACTGCATGAATATGACCATGTCCATAATATGACACAGAAGTGTGGTTTTTGGATGCGTAACTCATGAAATAATGTTTGACAGACAGTTTTAAGCAAGTGGCTGGTGGGATTTACTCTCATCCAGCAATGGTGAAAGTGACGAGGGCCGATTTGTCCCAAAGGTGGCTGCTCTGGTCACGCCGATCCACAAGCTTCCCAGAATCCATCCGAACAAAAATTTTGCACGAAGCAAAATCGGTAACGGTGATACCGTCCCCCTCGGGGCACAGAAAAGGCAGTGGCACACAGACAGGGCTCGGTGTAGACCAAAGAGACGGACACATGGGAAGATTCTTTTGTCAGCGGATCCTGCAAACTTAAACCAGCTCACTTGGGTTGAAAATAAAACCTTAAATTTAACCATCTGACAGTAAAACCTTCAGAATGAGATATTTCTGGAGGAATTACTGacacgacctctgacctgaccCGGGGTCAACGATGGGAATCATTCAGCCCGTTGGATACTGTTTCAGTTTAGCTTGTTTAAGATGTGATCTATGTCTAATGCCTGCAGCGTTGGGGggagttttttgtttgtttttttacaggttATATGTGTAGTTTCAGGCCCGCTCTTCTTTTAAGCTCCCTTTCTCCGTGTTTTGTGGTTGGCAAAGGCTGATCGACCCTGACGCGGAGGAACCCTGCAGACATTGTGTATTCTTGTGTGAGTAACATGGATCTCTACATCAAATTAGATTAAAGTGTGATGCTGTGCTTGGAGCTGGTAAGGCACTCGCTTATGCATGCAATCAGAGGGGGGAAATACAACAAAACTGGCCTGGATGACATTTATAGAAATGAATAAACTGGAATAGAAGTGTAATTACATGATAACAACGGGTACGGGTGAAGACGAGTATGCTTCTGGATTTTGACAGGCAGGATTTGGAATGATTGTAAATGAGAGTCCCCGGTGCACTCTCTGAACTGTCCCCGAACTCACGCACGCGCGATGCGGCTTTCACTTACTTGGTGCGTGCAGTTGGGGGGACTCAAGCGCGAGCGACTCGATGGACCTGACCCGGCTCTGCTGGGGCTGAGCTGGTTTGGTGGTATGGCCCTGCTCGGCCCGGTAACACCCTCCCACGGGAAGGACGGGATTCCGTTCCAGACAACGCCCGGACCTGTCTGAGCCCGCGCTGTACGGGGCCGGTCCACATACGGGGTACCCGCCCCCCTCCTCCGGCCTGGTTCTGTTCTGCAGGGAGGACGAGCGGTGCGGCTGAGTGTTGGTCACATTGCTCGGCCCCAGTGGGCGCACCTTGTTCTCCACCCGCGTCCCAACACCGCATGCGGACAGCGGCGCGGGTTTGTGGGGCTGCTTCGGTGCCTGTTGCGGGTGCACGGCCGCCTGGGCCTTGCAGTGCGCGCTGTTCTCCGGGTTGAGCATGGAGTACCGCAGCCCTGCAACGAAGCGCTCGAAGGTGAGGCAGCCATGCGGCGGCGTGACTCTGCGGAGGCAGTTCAGCACTCCTCCGGGAAGGTCCCGGGTGTTTGCACCCTGCCACCGGCTCTCGATCTCCGAGATGTGGACGTAGCCCCGTCCGGCGTCATCCAGGATGTCAAAAAGGGTCCTTAAACTATGCAGGAATGCTTTCGGCAG harbors:
- the sapcd2 gene encoding suppressor APC domain-containing protein 2 isoform X2, giving the protein MALITADQSCKLDGTSAIYSAPTKQPYPGRAESFKAPNMQPKETEYSTNGLPKAFLHSLRTLFDILDDAGRGYVHISEIESRWQGANTRDLPGGVLNCLRRVTPPHGCLTFERFVAGLRYSMLNPENSAHCKAQAAVHPQQAPKQPHKPAPLSACGVGTRVENKVRPLGPSNVTNTQPHRSSSLQNRTRPEEGGGYPVCGPAPYSAGSDRSGRCLERNPVLPVGGCYRAEQGHTTKPAQPQQSRVRSIESLALESPQLHAPSGGKSGLPRSQSESATGFSGGSRRNGRTREEQRRHTISNGVDYGLLKQMKELEQEKDSLLAGLEAVERARDWYQGQIHNVTERQRQVGQNSQCTDFFTEATQSRMNVLIPKLQEVNRCLNDLITCTGMSFPAGATQAAAVSTNPQPPGPGGPAPPQAIQRLKDQNRLLTQEVTEKSERIAQLEKEKSALIKQLFEARARGAQDTSTLDSTFI
- the sapcd2 gene encoding suppressor APC domain-containing protein 2 isoform X1, which gives rise to MALITADQSCKLDGTSAIYSAPTKQPYPGRAESFKAPNMQPKETEYSTNGLPKAFLHSLRTLFDILDDAGRGYVHISEIESRWQGANTRDLPGGVLNCLRRVTPPHGCLTFERFVAGLRYSMLNPENSAHCKAQAAVHPQQAPKQPHKPAPLSACGVGTRVENKVRPLGPSNVTNTQPHRSSSLQNRTRPEEGGGYPVCGPAPYSAGSDRSGRCLERNPVLPVGGCYRAEQGHTTKPAQPQQSRVRSIESLALESPQLHAPSGGKSGLPRSQSESATGFSGGSRRNGRTREEQRRHTISNGVDYGLLKQMKELEQEKDSLLAGLEAVERARDWYQGQIHNVTERQRQVGQNSQCTDFFTEATQSRMNVLIPKLQEVNRCLNDLITCTGMQSFPAGATQAAAVSTNPQPPGPGGPAPPQAIQRLKDQNRLLTQEVTEKSERIAQLEKEKSALIKQLFEARARGAQDTSTLDSTFI
- the sapcd2 gene encoding suppressor APC domain-containing protein 2 isoform X3, which codes for MALITADQSCKLDGTSAIYSAPTKQPYPGRAESFKAPNMQPKETEYSTNGLPKAFLHSLRTLFDILDDAGRGYVHISEIESRWQGANTRDLPGGVLNCLRRVTPPHGCLTFERFVAGLRYSMLNPENSAHCKAQAAVHPQQAPKQPHKPAPLSACGVGTRVENKVRPLGPSNVTNTQPHRSSSLQNRTRPEEGGGYPVCGPAPYSAGSDRSGRCLERNPVLPVGGCYRAEQGHTTKPAQPQQSRVRSIESLALESPQLHAPSGGKSGLPRSQSESATGFSGGSRRNGRTREEQRRHTISNGVDYGLLKQMKELEQEKDSLLAGLEAVERARDWYQGQIHNVTERQRQVGQNSQCTDFFTEATQSRMNVLIPKLQEVNRCLNDLITCTGMAAAVSTNPQPPGPGGPAPPQAIQRLKDQNRLLTQEVTEKSERIAQLEKEKSALIKQLFEARARGAQDTSTLDSTFI